The segment GACCGTGGTGAGCACCTCGCTCTGCTGTTTATACTGAAATCATGTGATGTCACTATTTTCCTGCAGTGACTGTGAAACTTTGTCTGGTCGCCTCAGAGATCTCTGAAGGACACAGTTCAGAAATATCCAGATGATCTGAGTCGGTGTGTGACCTGGGACGTCATGGAGTCAGCTCTACTCAGCGGGGGGGGGGACCAGCAggtgagaaaaatgaaaaacactgaaaacactggAGAAAATCATCAGCGGACCTTTAAGTCTGATTGGGTGTTCACACATTCAGGATAGTTCCAAACTTCTGTTTTTACAGAGGCTGGATGAATCAGGGGTCGTTGATCTGCTCAGATCTACAGATGAGCCTTATAACAGCAACACGTCCCCCATCCACCCGGCCGAGGACTCTGCTGGtcctccagtctcttcagaagAGGTTTCAGCCCACCAGCTCACCACAGAGACCTCCTTGGTCCTGTCAGGTCCTCCTGGGAAGACTCATGCTGGACCAGGTCCAGTGGTGTCTCACTTGTCTCGAACAGGCGGTGGCTCAGAGCGCTACCTGGAGACGGTGGATGCTCTGAGGACCCTCAGCAAGTTGAAGGAAAAGTTCAACCATCTGGAAACTCGTGTGGCAGCTCTGGAGGAGGGAAAGGTGGATCAGACGCAGCTGGATCAGCTCAGGGACACCATCAGTAACCAGGGTAACTATCGATCACATGATCACACTGGCTCTAAAATAACATCGGAAAACTGGTTAAACTCAGCCTGAAACTCAGAGCACACTACAATGAAAGGCTGTTCAGTCTGCATTTCATTTAACAAACAGCTCCATGTTGTTCAGGTTCTCAGGATGTGACTGGAAACCTGATGGATCAGctgaaggagcagagaaaatTGATAGACAGCTTGGTGGAAGAGCGGGAAAAGGTGGGTGAGACAACAGAGGCAACAGAGACGAACATCCTCACAAGACAAACTCCTGTCTGCTGTGACTCTGATGATGTAATGTGTCCGTGCAAAGCTGGACAGTTTGGACGACGTGTCTGTGAGTCAGGACAGAGAAACCAGCTCAGAGGCAGCGCCAGGGAGCGAGGACTCAGACATCCAGGAGCTAAGGCAGCAAATGTCCGTCTTCAGGTAAAGACAGGTGGAAACACTGAGGGAGGTCAGACAGCTACAGAGACACTCAGGGTTCATACAGTCAGCTCTCATCTCCGTTTGTCCAAAATCACTGTGCACGACGGTCTGTGTCCAGGAAGTGTCTGCAGAAGCTGGAGGAGAGCCTGAAACTGCTGAAGATAAGGCAGGCTGcatcagagcagagacacagagaccagAACCTGCAGGACCAGGTCAGGCAGCAGGACGTGTCCTGGGGGACAGtcagaccagagctgaccacAGACAGTCAAACAGGGACAGCAGCTCAGACCTGCAGCTTCAAGTCtggaaatcatttaaaaagagGAGCAGAGTTTCTGAATGCCTGAATGAACAAGAAGgacatcagtcagtcagttaatggccagtcagagctgctgctgcaggaattGATGGCTCTGGTCTAACAAGAAACCAGAATCCTGAATCTAGTTACAGTTAAATGAGGTTTTTGTTattgaataataatgatagctctttttaaaattcaggAAAAATCCAGGAGAAAATGCCTCATTGACTGTTATCAGATCAAAGTGTTTCTGGTCTCATTTCTCTGCCCTCTGACCTCAGCTGGACAACCTGCAGGGGAGGCTGGAGGACATGATGCTGTCCCTGACCTCCGAGCTCCAGGATGGGGGCCGGGGCCTCAGTCAGGGTAAAGGCGGGCTGGCTGTCTCCACCAGCTCAGTAAACATGGAGGGGCAGCTCAGCCGACTGTTCCAGCACTATGAACACCTGCAGGAGCGGGTGAACTGTCTCCtcagacagcagacaggaagtagaGCAGGGATGCTgcaggagagggaggacagaCAAGTCAGTACAGACAGAACCAGGCCAGaggtggagctgtgtgtgtggttctaCACTAACGTGCACATCTGGATTAACAGTGACTGAATGTTTTTTCAGAGTGTGGACCTGATGAACGACGTGCAGACGGCAATCCTGCAGCTTCAAGCTGAGTGTGAAAAACTGCATGAAACGACGAGCCAGCTGCACGAGGACAACAGACAGAAGCATAGCCACATCCAGGTggagacacacaacaaccaGATTATGTCATCTCTTTGGTGGCTTATGATTGACTGTCattgagagaagaaaacagatctGAAAGCTGAAGATTTCTTTTTATGgagccaacaacaacagttttctttaaaagctttttttcagTCACATGACAAACACTGATGATCAGGGTAGAGAGCAGAACAGCTCAGATCCTCGGATTTAAAAACGAGGtttgaaaatgtcatcactGATGCAACACACGCAGACTaaatgctgtgtgtttctggatTTCTGACCATAAGTTAATCAATCATTACACATTTTTCTGACTTTaagcaaacaaaatgtttgttgtcATAATAATGCTTAAAGTCGGATGATGACCTGGTAATGCCGACCCAATGCGTCTTTCTGCTGATCTCAGGAGCTGTTCAAGACGacggaggagctggaggagaagaaagccGACAAGCTGATGGTGGAGAATGAAATCGTGAGTGTTTAACTTTTTAACGTCAATATTCTCAGAAAAGCACcaaaaaaactttgtttattttgggtCCTTGTTTTCCCGCCACCTAAAGAAAGCAGATAAATCAGCTCTGGACAGCAAAGTGAGTCGTCTTCAGTTCGACTCTGCCACAGAGCAGCTCAACACCATGTTCCACCAGCTGCAGGGCCAGGTGACGGACCAGGCCCAGGACTGGCACAAAGTCATGGACAAGCTCTCCTCTGAGATGGAGTGTAAGGTAGAACAAACTCATTAAGACCATGGAGGCGGGGGGGTGAGTCCTCTGATCTGATGAAGCTCCTGGTGTTTGACTCTCCACAGCTGGTCCGGACTGAGCTGGACACGGTGAAGAAACAGCTGGAAGACTGCAGGAAGAACATCGATGAGAAGCTGCAGACTCAGGGAGCTGCAGAGCACGAAGACGCTGCTGCTCTCAGGAAGTAAGTGATGAAAGAGTTCATGTGTGCCAGGAACACCTGTGGACCTGCTAATTACACAACCAGCTTCAGGTCAGGTTTCTATAAAGTCCTCTCAGCGTCCACACTAACCACACTAACATCATCAGTCCTCttgtgttcctgtttgtttgtttgtttccctgtGAACACAATGTGCTGTTTCCAGACAGCTGGTGGACAGATTCCACTGCCTGTCCTGTGACCGACCCGTCGTGAAGCAGACCCCCGGGCCGTGAGTCCACATCAACAGCCTCACTTCATTATTGTCACATTCAAGACAACGTTTTCTTCAGGACTCTGATGATCtctctgatgtttgtgtgtctctaacAGTCATTTGATGACGCTGCCCTCCTCCCCTGGATTCTCCTCCCACAGATCCATCAGGCCGTTCACCGTCTACGCTCTGGAGCAGTTTCGACAGCACTACAGGAGGTGAGAGCTGCTCTTGGTTCACCAGCAGAGTCCGCCAGAGTCCAGACTGCTGGTTGGCTCTTATcacgtcctgttttattgtgttacATGTAAAAGATTTGTATTGATCGATAAACACAAACGGAACGGTTCTTAATGAACCCTCAGTCTAGAATTGCTGAACACAGACTCAGAACCTGGTCTGACTGTGAACCGGTCTCTCTGTGAACCGTCTCACTGTCTCAGCCTGAAATCAGGGACCAACTGCCACAACTTTGTGGTAGCTAACtcaggcaggaggagggagcagaTCCAGATGTGCAGGCAGAtggagaaacagctgaaacGCAGTGACAGAACCAGCACCCAGGACACCATGAGCGAGAACCAGAACCAGCTGGGAGTCCAGTTGGGAGTCCAGCAGTGAGTCAGGGCCGGGACGGAGGAACATTTTATCCAGTCTGTCACAGGATTAGAAGAAAATATGTAATGAGTGTTTTCTGAATCTGGGTCTGGACCAGGATGTGGTCTGTCCTTCCTCTGTAGATGTTGAGCTTCAGGTCAGTTGGAGAATCAGCAGCTGGAGGTTTGTTGGCTCAGATTTGAATCTTGTTATTTATTCAGTGAACGTGTCGCCGAGCTGTCGGACTACAGTCACCTGGCCGTGTCACGGAGCTGCGGCGGCAGTCACACGGTCACCTCAGCCAGCCAGCGACGTTCTGGCCTGCAGAACACGAAGCACCACAGTCAGCCTGATGGGGAGGGGGTGGTCCAGGTATGAACGGAGGAAGAGATGAGCTTCAtcacactttatttttacaACACAAACCAGAGCTGACCCCCACTGCTGACAAATCAGCCTCACAGAGACACTGTAAAtacatggtgtgtgtctgtctgtgtgtgtgttagtcagAGGAGGTTGATATCGTTGGACTGGATGGACATATTTACAGAGGTCGCCTGAATGTCCCAGCCGTCAGAACCACAGAAACTAAACTACCTGCAATCACCACCAAAGACGGTAAACCATCCAGACGGCTGCAGATTATTCAGATAAATAGAAAACTGCTGAGTGAAGCCTGGACAGTCAAAACCTGCAGCTTTAGTTCCGATGCTGTCTCTGTTGGGTGACATCACTTTGCACTTGAGTTGTCTGACCTGGTCTTGTGCTGCAGTGACCTCAGGCGTCTGCAGGACTAAAGACAAAGCCAAATGTTCTCTGTCACACAAGCCTGCTGCTTCTCCAGAGGGGGGGCACGCCGCTCTGGGTCACCACCCCCTCAGCATGAAGAGCGCCCAGTGCAGCCGCTCAGGTGAGTATCGCAGGTGGACCAGGTCTGATCTATTCATTTATAGATCATTTATTTCCTGACTGAAACCGTTTCCTTTCTGGTCGTTTTGGTTTAACACCCCCCAACAGTCTCCAGCTGCTCGGGTCGGGACTGGCCGGTGTCGGCGATGGGCTGCCCGTCTCAGAGCTCTCAGGCTTCAGCTGCATCAGTCCGACCTGTAGGAGGCGACACAGAGCTGTCTGACCTTTGAACCTGATGAGTTACTGACTCCACATATAGTGTTATCatcaataataattaataaaccTGAGTGTAAATTCAACCACTTCCCGTTATTTCTAACTGGTGGCATCATGCCAGCATTTCTGCACCCCCCATGTTGTCTCAACTGTCAGTGTTGGGCAGCAGCTGTCCAGTAAAACTGTTTCACCAGGAGAGGAAATGTATCACTAGTGCACTTCCTGTTCACAGAAACATGAGGCCCAGAGCAGGAAGTGAGTGAAGGTGAGAGCAGATGTCATCAGAGTGGGCGGGGCCAAACAGTTTCCTGTCTTTGaagaatttgttttcatgtggaGAGACGCCTCGAGTCTGTGGTTTCGGACTATCTGACAAACCCAATGTGACAGTAAAGAAAAGTCAAGAGTTTTTATTGGAGGATTCACAGAGTATCTTCTCCTGTTAAGTTGTAGTGGATATATATTTGTTATTAactatttattaataaatatggGCCTTAAAAATCAACAAAGGAACAAAACTGTTGAAGAACATTGAAATGGCGACCTTTAAAATAAAGCACGGGCCTCTCTTTTTTTAGGACAGACGAGCAGCTCAGTTTGACACCGCAGCCACATCCTTCCTccatcttcagcttcagctgaGGGAACCGCAGgtttctctttccctccaggTCCGTTAGCTCTTACAGTaagaaccaaaacaaagacGTCAGCAGCAGGTCATAGCTTGTTTTATTaaacatataaatacaaatttcaacagaggaaataaacaaagtaCTTTCAGGAAATCTCTAGAAAAGAGtcatgaatgaaagaatgaacgTCTGAGAACAGAGCAGGTGATGAGACAAATCAATCAGCCTTCAGGGCGGCTGGCACACACCAGCTCCATGACAGAGGCCCTGGATGGTCTCCACAAACCACCAACATCTGAGGTCAAGGAAAAATCTGCCCTCAGACTCAGAACAGAGAGCTGATGTGATCCAGGATTCAGGGTACGGCTGTTATGAAAGAACTCTTCTGACGGTTCCAGCTTTAAATTGAACCTGatgattttatctgttttaatcAAATCGGTCATCAGGCGGGTTAATCAATAATGACGATGAAGCCGAGTTTTCAAATTGATTGACAGCTCATATTCAGAGTCACCTCAATGTGGCtctgaaaaggtcaaaggtcatggtcTTCTTCTAGTATTGGTGTgaccattttaaaaacataaaagtgtCTCTGCTGTCGGGCAGATTTTTCCTTCAggtcttttgtttctgtgatcTCATCATGGAgaagatatttcattcatttaggGAAAACTCTGTCCCACCCCCCAGACAGCGGACACTTGGTGGTGTACGAAAAGTGAGCAGGTACAAATCTGAGACACAAGAAGTGTTTGATTGTCTTTGtgaagctctgtgtgtgtgtgtgtgtctcctgccTCTCCCTGATGTCGGGGTGAAGGTGACATTTTGTTATCTGATCCTTGAAGCTAATGTACAGGTGatagaaacaggaagtaaaacaagCCTGCTGAGGTTTTCTGTGGGTCTGAACATTCATCTGGGATTCTGGACCGAAGCCAGTCCAGACCCACTGAGCCGTCAGAGCAGCGTGGGGACGTTCAGACGGACAGAGGTAGGAGTGTTTGTTTGAGCATCTGAAAGGTTGTGTGGAAAATCACTGAGTCTGAACCCACCAATCACACGACGGTAGCttccttgtgtgtgttactgAGGGTTTATTTACATCTGCCCCTCATTATCAAAGTGGAGAGGAAACAGATTAACAAGCTTTCTGGCTTTTTAAAGTCTTTTTAAACAAGcgtcagaaatgaaaaagtaaaacgTGGCGGCTCTTCAACTCATAATCTGATTATTGCAAACTGTTTCCTTCAATCAGGACTTTCAGTTCATGTTGCTTCTCGTGTCATCGCCACGTTTGAATCACAGAGAGCAGCTCATTTAGGCGTCCATGTTTTCCcctctgggactttgtgatttCACAAGGCGCAAGCCCCTCCCTCCTGGGCCACCGTCCAATCATGGAGCAGTTGGTTTACCTGAAAGCTTTCAGAATTTTATTTGATCAGTCagtaaatgattaaaaaaatgaagctgtgaaggAAACAGCTTCAGCcttgtttatttgttggttTTGATAGAACATCAAGCATCAAGCTCCTTGTTTTGCATCAGTGATTTTCTGAGGAACATCTGATTCTCTGTGATTCAAACGTAAAGGAGCCATCGGTGCGTGAACctgaagccccgccccctctgGTTCCTCAGTGACACACCTGAGATCGACAGTcactgctcctcctctttctccagtCAACGTCTTTGTCTGCTGGTTATTGCGACTTCCTGTTTGATTATTTCTGTGAAGAAGAGTTTGTAAGAAAAAAGATCACATGGCTCCTTCTCCTCAGTAAGTGCTGACAGGTCCTGgatctggtcctggatcaggtccaggATCATCGATGATGAAGAAGAGTTTTTGAGTTGAGAGTCGGTGGTGTCGGCgacctccaggtttgtcctCGGCTCGGATGAAGACATGATGAAGACAGCGAGGAAAAGCTGCTCATcttcaatttagaaaaaaagagaagaagaagatctCGTCCTCTAATTCCACACATAACCCCGCCCCCCGCCCCACCCCCTGCTCCTGGCTACACGTGAACCAGCCGCCCAGGCCTCCCCTCCCCCCGCCGTACAGTCTCATCTCTGGCCGTGGAGCGCCGACATGACAGGGGGCTGCTGGGTGCCGCTGGGCTGGGACACGGGGGGCCACATGGGAGTCTGTTGCAtatggtagtggtggtggtgcaTGTGGTGGCCGGTGGGCGACGATGGCGGCAGCCACCCCGGCTGGTGGCTGGGCGGCGAGGAAGCCCAGAAGGAGCCGAACCCTGCCGTGGaggaggggatggggggggaGCACGCCATCGACACCTGGGACGGTCTGCTCCCGGCGCCGGAGCCGCACTCGTTTGCACGCAGTTTGGAGAACATGGTGATGGCATCGGGGAAGTTTGGTGGTGTGGCAGGAGTGTTTCTCGGAGTACACATCTGTGGGCAGAAACAAGAGCGAGGGTCAGTCGTCACCGTGGTGACGAGGGATCAGTCTGATAAAGCGTCATGTGACATGCTGCTGGTTGCCAAAGCAaagggagacacacaaacacagatcagGTAGCAGTTACAAATAGAAAGCGGGCTCTCAGCTGTGCCGGCGGGTATTTAGAGCAGGCCGCAGAGGCCGACACACTGCGGACACTATCACACATTTGTTTAGACTCTCTcttggagaagaagaaaaaatggtTGGTGAtgccaaattaaaaatatgacaGTGGAAGCCATGTTTGTTTAGACTTGTCGGATCATGCTCGGCTCCTCGGGGGACGCTGGAGTCCAGGTCTGATCTGTGTATGAACAACAACACTTCTCACAGGTCTGACACACAAATGCCACAGAACCGGTTCTGTCACACCGATGACCTGGAGTCTTGAAGGTTTGATTAACCGTCACCCTCTAGCTCCGCCCACAAGCAGTGAGCCAGCCAATAACAGGCCGTCGTTAGGATCAGGGCCCTGATGGTCCAGAAGGAAACAGCTCTCCTCtgagctgtgatgtcatcacactGTGCTTCATCGTCAccatcatcagtgtgtgtgtcgtgttgATGTTTGCTGCCTTTGATCTTGACATGCAGAATCATCTGGACCTGATCTTCTtcctctggtcctggtcctggtcctggtcctggtccgggACCAGAAGAAGAGGATCAGGTCTGTGAAAGGATACCAAACGTACTCACCATCTGGTGGTGGTGGCTGGGGATGTTGGCCTCCTGGAAGAAGGAGCTCAGGGCcgtctgtgggggggggggggggggtatcatTAGATCTTATGAATGATATTTAAATACGTCACTGATGTTTCCAGTTAAACAcgacaaacacaacatttcaatcaaacacacacacaacaaacaggaaacacaaagaatgaGCTGTCTCCTTGTTGTGTAGGGAGGAGGAAACATtcctgagggggggggggggtgatctCCAGGTAGAACCATCAGCCTCGTATTTATACATGAACTTTGTGTTCACACGTTTGTTGTTAAAGTTGGAGTGTGAGCGGGGGGGTTTACTGCTCAGCCACagttgaagtgtatgggaaagTGTTAGCTCAATAAACATTTTCGAATTCAAACTAATCTGAAGACACACTAACTACATCACTGCcacagctaacgttagcttcattagctttgtggaaaaaaactCCTCATCATTTGAATGAGACCTTATCAGAGAAGAGTGTGTGGGTCCTTTGTGTTACTGAAGCACAATGTCACAACACAACTGACGACTGTCACGACTTGTGGGTTTGTCATTTTCACAGCACAGTTTGTTCTCTTTAGACAGGAAACACCAGACTTCAGCTCCTTCATCTGGAGACGGACCACCAGGTGAACCcagccaacacaacacaaccagttcacacacatcacacaaacacaacaaccaacTGAGtcatctggaaaaacaaataattcttGTTTGGTAAAATTTCTAAGAACAAGAAAAAGCTGATGACTAAAAGATGACTgtaaaagtgaaagtgtttgtCAGACTCTTATTTTGGTGGGTTCTGGGTCCTTTTTGGACGAGATGGGaacagaaaactgggacttcTGTGTAGAAACTGGACTCTGGTCCTGCTCCGCAGCCTGATGAGGCTCAGACGGGCCGCCAGAACGATCATCAACGTCCAGAACTGTTCCGTTCAGTGACTGTTTCAGCTCCAGATTAGCCCCATTagcctttttaatttttgtcgGCAGATAATGACACCTGTTCCTCCTGTCGCACAGCAGGTGTCACATCTGAGgagctgaacaacaacaacaacaacaacaacctggtTGATCCACACAGCAGGTGTCACATCTGAGgagctgaacaacaacaacaacaacaacaacaacaacaacaacctggtTGATCCACACAGCAGGTGTCACATCTGAGgagctgaacaacaacaacaacaacaacaacaacaacaacaacaacctggtTGATCCACACAGCAGGTGTCACATCTGAGgagctgaacaacaacaacaacaacaacaacaacaacatggttGATCCACACAGCAGGTCTGATTCACCATTACAACTTTCTCAGCTGGGGGCGGACAGTTGGCGGGACAACAGCTGGACGGAGGAAGAATCTGAATCAGTCTATATATAACTGAACAAGACCCGGATCAATGTCAGGCCGCTGAGACCCGGTCCAGAAAGCCAGAACTCTTTGTCTCCTCTGATGAAACAGAAACGTCCGACAGTCCCCAAACACGtcacagagaagaaacaaagaggaaacgTGCTAAAAGGATTTAAAGTGCAGATAAAGGATGAGACAAGATGGCCCCTCAGACCCGGTCCGGACCTGGACTCTGATCCGGACCAGGCTGCTCTGATCCAGACCAGGCTGTCCTGATCGGGACCAGGACTCTGATCGGGACTTGGACTCTGATCGGGACATGGACTCTGATCCGGACCAGGACTCTGATCCGGACCAGGCTGTTCTGATCCGGAGCAGGACTCTAATCCGGACCAGGACTCTGATCCGGACCTGGACTCTGATACGGACCTGGACTCTGATCCGGACCAGGACTCTGATCCGGACCAGGCTGCCCTGAT is part of the Echeneis naucrates chromosome 8, fEcheNa1.1, whole genome shotgun sequence genome and harbors:
- the LOC115048186 gene encoding uncharacterized protein C16orf96, with the translated sequence MSDVSLSELLDLSIGTPRPGAVNFTALHALLRAVLRRLGIREVKIRWSGDELPDAPMGVTGPGQDPDQDPERLQIEGDSPREVQPGSEPQRRVASSPGPPPSSSPAADGLSKLRSRIQTCEDGVSQAMTLIQTLHTQRDSLKVQINELHQHKMEGGTEPDMAAAVETCCRRVETLEETVRSLKDTVQKYPDDLSRCVTWDVMESALLSGGGDQQRLDESGVVDLLRSTDEPYNSNTSPIHPAEDSAGPPVSSEEVSAHQLTTETSLVLSGPPGKTHAGPGPVVSHLSRTGGGSERYLETVDALRTLSKLKEKFNHLETRVAALEEGKVDQTQLDQLRDTISNQGSQDVTGNLMDQLKEQRKLIDSLVEEREKSVDLMNDVQTAILQLQAECEKLHETTSQLHEDNRQKHSHIQELFKTTEELEEKKADKLMVENEIKADKSALDSKVSRLQFDSATEQLNTMFHQLQGQVTDQAQDWHKVMDKLSSEMECKLVRTELDTVKKQLEDCRKNIDEKLQTQGAAEHEDAAALRKQLVDRFHCLSCDRPVVKQTPGPHLMTLPSSPGFSSHRSIRPFTVYALEQFRQHYRSERVAELSDYSHLAVSRSCGGSHTVTSASQRRSGLQNTKHHSQPDGEGVVQSEEVDIVGLDGHIYRGRLNVPAVRTTETKLPAITTKDVTSGVCRTKDKAKCSLSHKPAASPEGGHAALGHHPLSMKSAQCSRSVSSCSGRDWPVSAMGCPSQSSQASAASVRPVGGDTELSDL
- the ubald2 gene encoding UBA-like domain-containing protein 2 — translated: MSVNMEELRHQVMINQFVLTAGCAADQAKQLLQAAHWQFETALSSFFQEANIPSHHHQMMCTPRNTPATPPNFPDAITMFSKLRANECGSGAGSRPSQVSMACSPPIPSSTAGFGSFWASSPPSHQPGWLPPSSPTGHHMHHHHYHMQQTPMWPPVSQPSGTQQPPVMSALHGQR